In Bacillus sp. Cs-700, one genomic interval encodes:
- the fumC gene encoding class II fumarate hydratase yields the protein MDYRIERDTIGEIKVPADKMWGAQTQRSKQNFKIGNEQMPLEVVKAFAMLKKGAALANQRLGKLEDVKAEAIVKAADEVINGDHNEHFPLVVWQTGSGTQSNMNMNEVLAFRANELLQEQGSEERIHPNDDVNKSQSSNDTFPTALHVAAVLSVEDHLYPALIELKETLYQKMQDNEHIIKIGRTHLQDATPLTLGQEISGWHRMLVKCENMLLESVKYMKELAIGGTAVGTGLNAHPKFGDMVAEEISKMTDKTFASAENKFHALTSHDEIVHVHGTLKALAADLMKIANDVRWLASGPRCGIGELTIPANEPGSSIMPGKVNPTQSEALTMVAAQVMGNDATIGFSASQGNFELNVFKPVIIYNFLQSSRLLADGMKSFNDNCAVGIEPNQEVIQDYLKNSLMLVTALNPHIGYENAAKIAKKAHEDGTTLRESALESGLLTAEQFDEIVRPEDMIAPKE from the coding sequence ATGGATTATCGAATTGAACGAGACACAATTGGAGAAATCAAAGTACCAGCAGATAAAATGTGGGGTGCACAGACGCAGCGAAGCAAGCAGAATTTTAAAATCGGCAATGAGCAAATGCCGCTTGAAGTAGTAAAAGCATTTGCGATGTTGAAAAAGGGCGCGGCGCTCGCAAATCAGCGTCTTGGTAAGCTTGAAGATGTGAAAGCTGAAGCCATTGTGAAGGCAGCGGATGAAGTCATTAATGGCGATCATAATGAACACTTCCCACTCGTCGTATGGCAGACGGGAAGCGGCACGCAGTCCAACATGAATATGAATGAAGTGCTTGCGTTTCGTGCGAATGAACTTTTACAAGAACAGGGAAGTGAAGAACGTATTCATCCCAATGATGACGTGAACAAGTCCCAATCTTCCAATGATACGTTCCCAACAGCGCTGCACGTTGCGGCTGTTCTTTCTGTTGAGGACCATCTTTATCCAGCTCTTATTGAGCTGAAAGAAACGCTCTATCAAAAAATGCAGGACAATGAACATATTATTAAAATTGGACGTACGCACCTTCAAGATGCAACGCCACTTACGCTTGGTCAAGAAATTAGCGGCTGGCATCGTATGCTTGTGAAGTGTGAGAATATGCTTCTTGAAAGTGTAAAATACATGAAGGAGCTTGCGATTGGTGGAACAGCGGTTGGAACTGGACTAAATGCCCATCCGAAGTTCGGAGACATGGTAGCGGAAGAAATTAGCAAAATGACGGACAAGACGTTCGCATCAGCTGAAAATAAATTCCATGCGCTTACAAGTCACGATGAAATTGTTCACGTACACGGTACGCTCAAGGCGCTTGCGGCGGATCTGATGAAAATCGCAAACGACGTGCGCTGGCTTGCAAGTGGACCACGCTGTGGTATTGGTGAACTGACAATTCCAGCAAATGAGCCAGGGAGCTCAATCATGCCAGGTAAAGTTAACCCTACGCAGAGCGAAGCGCTTACGATGGTAGCAGCACAAGTGATGGGGAATGACGCAACAATTGGTTTTTCAGCGAGTCAAGGGAACTTTGAACTAAACGTCTTTAAGCCAGTTATCATTTATAACTTCCTCCAGTCATCGCGTTTACTCGCAGACGGAATGAAGTCCTTTAACGACAATTGTGCAGTAGGCATTGAGCCGAATCAAGAAGTGATTCAAGATTACTTGAAAAATTCGCTTATGCTTGTCACAGCTTTGAATCCGCATATCGGTTATGAAAATGCGGCAAAAATTGCGAAAAAAGCGCATGAAGACGGTACAACGCTACGTGAATCTGCTCTTGAGAGCGGCCTCCTGACAGCGGAGCAGTTCGATGAGATCGTTCGTCCTGAAGATATGATTGCACCAAAAGAATAA
- a CDS encoding general stress protein translates to MSRPVVREYQNDEKLKSDIEELSNIGVSKDDIYVLSHDDDRTERVADGVDANTIGKKEMGLSSLKNVFSKKGDELRSKMQEIGFSKEESERYEEEMDKGKIFMFVTDTDKVTEWK, encoded by the coding sequence GTGAGTAGACCAGTAGTACGTGAATATCAAAACGATGAGAAACTAAAAAGTGATATCGAGGAGCTAAGCAATATCGGCGTCTCAAAAGATGACATCTACGTGCTTTCCCATGACGACGACCGCACAGAGCGCGTTGCAGACGGCGTTGATGCAAACACGATCGGCAAAAAAGAAATGGGGCTTAGCAGCCTGAAGAACGTATTTAGTAAAAAAGGCGACGAACTGCGCAGCAAAATGCAGGAAATCGGATTTTCGAAAGAAGAATCTGAGCGCTATGAAGAAGAAATGGACAAAGGTAAGATCTTCATGTTTGTGACGGATACAGATAAAGTAACAGAGTGGAAGTAA
- a CDS encoding N-acetyltransferase, producing the protein MIEVREEKVQDHEEISTILQKAFGGEDEVTLVKDIRDSAYFVPELSLVALHNRRDPVGYILFSEITISTEKEKLTSLALAPVAVVPELQREGIGSMLIQDGLMRATSLGYRHVVVLGHKEYYPRFGFVPASEKNISGPFDAGDAFMVKELKKNALKEISGKVVYPKAFGV; encoded by the coding sequence ATGATTGAAGTTCGTGAAGAGAAGGTACAGGATCATGAGGAAATCTCAACCATTTTACAAAAAGCGTTTGGTGGAGAAGATGAGGTAACGCTGGTTAAAGATATTCGGGATTCTGCTTATTTTGTACCGGAGCTTTCTCTTGTGGCGCTACATAATCGACGTGATCCAGTCGGCTACATTCTTTTTAGTGAAATCACCATTTCCACAGAAAAAGAAAAACTCACGTCCCTTGCGCTTGCTCCTGTCGCAGTCGTGCCTGAGTTACAGCGGGAAGGAATCGGGAGCATGCTCATTCAAGATGGTTTGATGAGAGCAACTTCACTCGGATACCGACACGTAGTGGTCCTTGGTCACAAGGAATATTACCCGCGATTCGGTTTCGTTCCTGCTTCTGAAAAGAACATCTCCGGGCCGTTTGATGCAGGAGATGCGTTTATGGTGAAAGAACTTAAAAAGAATGCGCTCAAAGAGATTAGCGGAAAAGTGGTTTATCCGAAAGCGTTCGGCGTGTAA
- a CDS encoding TerC family protein — MDVGLLLEYAWVLLVLIGLEGVLAADNALVMAIMVKHLDPKKRKKALFYGLGGAFVFRFGSLFIISFLVDIWQVQAIGAIYLLFLSLNHLVKKFFLNDRKKSKKEKNSQQGAGFWTTVLKVELADIAFAVDSILAAVALALTLPNTNLPRIGGMDGGQFLVILTGGIVGLIIMRFAANYFVRLLHRKPGLETAAFAIVGWVGVKLAVYTLAHPNLGILAEDFPKEPAWKITFWGILVAIALGGWFLSSERKETEREDANEDTLEEVDDEANDFS; from the coding sequence ATGGATGTTGGTCTTTTACTGGAATATGCCTGGGTGCTACTCGTTTTAATCGGTCTTGAAGGGGTGCTAGCAGCAGACAACGCCCTCGTCATGGCCATTATGGTCAAGCACCTTGATCCAAAAAAGCGCAAAAAAGCCTTGTTTTATGGACTTGGCGGAGCATTTGTCTTTCGTTTTGGCTCTCTCTTCATCATTTCTTTTCTCGTCGATATTTGGCAGGTACAGGCCATTGGTGCCATTTACTTGCTGTTTCTCAGTTTAAATCATCTTGTTAAAAAGTTTTTCTTAAACGATCGAAAAAAAAGCAAAAAAGAAAAGAATTCTCAGCAAGGGGCTGGCTTTTGGACAACCGTTCTAAAAGTAGAACTTGCTGATATTGCTTTTGCGGTTGATTCGATTTTGGCGGCCGTCGCCTTAGCACTAACGCTTCCAAATACTAATTTACCTCGAATTGGTGGCATGGATGGCGGTCAATTCCTTGTGATTTTAACCGGAGGAATTGTTGGGCTTATTATTATGCGATTTGCTGCAAATTATTTTGTTAGGCTACTGCATCGTAAACCAGGTTTAGAAACCGCAGCATTTGCGATTGTCGGCTGGGTTGGTGTGAAGCTCGCAGTCTATACGCTTGCGCATCCAAATCTCGGCATCCTCGCAGAAGATTTCCCGAAAGAACCCGCGTGGAAAATCACGTTCTGGGGTATCCTAGTTGCCATTGCCCTTGGCGGCTGGTTTTTATCTTCAGAACGTAAGGAAACAGAACGAGAAGACGCGAACGAAGATACACTTGAAGAAGTAGATGATGAAGCGAATGATTTTTCATAA
- a CDS encoding DUF5327 family protein, producing the protein MKDIPIDQLIQQMNTRMKQLTYNVEENDADVNGIREELIAIKTYCDMLLQASGSSRPKTPSAPAPKPLQQAAPVQQPLASKPMKDDDANEDSIFDF; encoded by the coding sequence ATGAAAGATATCCCGATTGATCAGCTGATTCAGCAAATGAATACGCGTATGAAACAGCTTACTTATAACGTTGAAGAAAATGATGCGGATGTAAACGGCATTCGTGAAGAGCTCATTGCGATTAAAACGTACTGCGACATGCTACTTCAGGCATCGGGAAGCAGTCGTCCAAAGACTCCTTCTGCCCCTGCCCCTAAGCCGCTCCAACAAGCTGCACCTGTTCAACAACCTCTTGCATCAAAACCGATGAAAGATGATGATGCGAACGAAGATTCAATCTTTGACTTTTAA
- a CDS encoding DUF1499 domain-containing protein — protein MSSEQLGVKEGKLAPCPDKPNCVSSQSTDEKHGMDPIPYNGTAEEALAKLKTILTNRKRTEIVEQGSHYIRAEEKSKLFKFVDDIEFYIDTASENIHFRSASRTGYSDMGVNKKRMNEIREAFQNA, from the coding sequence GTGAGTTCAGAACAATTAGGCGTGAAAGAAGGGAAACTTGCTCCCTGTCCAGATAAACCCAACTGCGTATCAAGTCAAAGCACTGACGAGAAGCACGGGATGGATCCGATCCCGTATAACGGAACTGCTGAAGAAGCGCTCGCTAAATTAAAAACCATCTTAACGAATCGAAAGCGCACAGAAATTGTAGAACAGGGGTCGCACTACATACGAGCGGAGGAGAAATCAAAGCTGTTTAAATTCGTTGATGATATCGAATTTTACATTGATACAGCAAGCGAAAATATTCATTTTCGTTCCGCTTCTCGGACCGGATACTCAGATATGGGTGTAAATAAAAAACGGATGAATGAAATAAGAGAAGCGTTTCAGAATGCATAA
- a CDS encoding carbonic anhydrase: protein MDTLHEVLKFNEEFVNNKEYVPFETTGLPDKKIVILSCMDTRLVELLPRAMNLKNGDVKIVKNAGAVVSHPFGSIMRSILVAVYELQAEEVWVIGHHDCGMGKVNPDELLHKMEDSVTKEVVASMKHVGIDLHSWLQGFTTVQDGVRDSVSMIQNHPLLPKDLPVHGLVIDPATGKLDQVTE from the coding sequence ATGGATACTCTTCATGAAGTACTGAAATTTAATGAGGAATTTGTAAATAACAAGGAATATGTTCCGTTTGAGACAACTGGCCTTCCAGACAAAAAAATCGTCATTCTTTCTTGCATGGATACGCGTCTTGTGGAACTTCTTCCACGCGCAATGAATTTAAAAAATGGTGACGTGAAAATTGTAAAAAACGCTGGTGCTGTGGTGAGTCACCCATTCGGTAGTATTATGCGCAGTATTCTTGTAGCGGTCTATGAACTTCAGGCTGAGGAAGTATGGGTCATTGGCCACCACGACTGTGGCATGGGGAAAGTTAATCCAGATGAGCTTCTTCATAAAATGGAAGATAGCGTAACAAAAGAAGTGGTCGCTTCCATGAAACACGTTGGAATTGATCTTCATTCTTGGCTCCAAGGTTTTACAACGGTTCAAGACGGCGTACGCGATAGCGTTTCGATGATCCAGAATCATCCACTACTTCCAAAAGACCTTCCTGTTCACGGACTTGTGATTGACCCTGCAACTGGAAAGTTAGATCAAGTGACAGAATAA
- a CDS encoding TRAP transporter permease, which yields MTDEQTQELMAKFDPEAGHRRLTGIIGWIALAGLVGFSVFQLYTAIFGVFTAQLQRSIHLAFALGLIFLLFPASKKKLRDKTKGRFQVAWYDGLLAIIGVYVGMYWPLNFEELVFRVGRLTTLDLIVGFLAIVLVLEATRRVVGLPITIITSIFLLYAYLGPYMPGFLQHRGLSIDRIIRSMYYTTEGILGTPLGVSSTFIFLFLLFGAFLVKTGVGQYFNDLALVIAGKRVGGPAKVAIFSSALQGTISGSSVANVVTSGSFTIPMMKRLGYRKEFAGGVEAAASTGGQLMPPIMGAAAFLMVEFIGGITYWEIAKAATIPALLYFTGIWIMTHFEAKRIGLRGLTEDEMPNRKAVLARIYLLFPIVAVIFFLMSGTSVTRAALYAILSAIIVGAINKETRMGIGDFIDALANGARTALGVAAATAAAGMIVGVVTLTGLGLKLANSLVSLSGENLLLTLFFTMIASLILGMGSPTTANYVITSTIAAPALIVLSVPELSAHMFVFYFGIVADITPPVALAAFAAAGVSGGEPLKTGVQSAKLAIAAFIIPYIFVLSPELMMIDTTWQSLLWVLFTSLTGMISIGAGMIGYWYRRTHIVERIAAVAAGVMLIYPEGSTDLVGLGLFIALLALQLLIKQDEKKEVANA from the coding sequence ATGACAGACGAACAAACGCAGGAACTAATGGCGAAATTCGATCCTGAAGCAGGGCATCGAAGGCTGACAGGTATTATTGGATGGATCGCTCTTGCCGGGCTTGTAGGTTTTTCTGTATTTCAGCTTTATACAGCCATATTTGGCGTTTTCACGGCCCAGCTGCAGCGCTCCATTCACTTAGCATTTGCGCTCGGTCTTATTTTCCTTTTATTTCCAGCTTCTAAAAAGAAGCTGCGCGATAAAACAAAAGGAAGGTTTCAAGTAGCCTGGTACGATGGGCTTCTTGCGATTATTGGTGTATACGTGGGAATGTACTGGCCGCTAAACTTCGAAGAACTTGTTTTCAGAGTGGGGCGTTTAACAACGCTCGATTTAATCGTCGGTTTCCTTGCGATCGTACTCGTGCTAGAAGCCACTCGTCGCGTTGTTGGCTTGCCAATCACAATTATTACATCAATCTTTTTGCTTTATGCGTACCTTGGCCCATATATGCCTGGATTTCTACAGCATCGCGGGTTAAGCATCGACCGAATTATTCGCTCCATGTACTATACGACAGAAGGAATTTTAGGAACGCCGCTCGGGGTGTCTTCAACCTTCATTTTCCTCTTCCTTCTCTTTGGCGCTTTTCTCGTCAAAACGGGGGTTGGGCAGTATTTCAATGATCTCGCCTTAGTCATTGCAGGAAAGCGTGTTGGTGGTCCTGCAAAAGTAGCGATCTTCTCAAGTGCGCTTCAAGGAACGATTAGCGGAAGCTCGGTTGCGAACGTTGTTACGTCTGGATCGTTTACAATCCCAATGATGAAGCGACTCGGTTATCGAAAAGAGTTCGCTGGTGGTGTTGAGGCAGCGGCTTCGACAGGTGGCCAGCTTATGCCACCAATTATGGGCGCTGCGGCGTTTCTTATGGTGGAATTTATCGGAGGCATTACGTACTGGGAAATTGCGAAAGCGGCCACGATTCCTGCCTTGCTTTATTTTACAGGAATCTGGATTATGACTCATTTTGAAGCAAAGCGGATTGGCTTACGAGGATTAACGGAAGATGAAATGCCAAACCGAAAAGCCGTGCTCGCTAGGATCTATCTTCTTTTTCCAATCGTTGCCGTTATCTTCTTTTTAATGTCAGGTACGTCCGTGACGCGTGCAGCTCTTTATGCGATCTTATCTGCGATTATTGTAGGAGCGATTAATAAAGAAACGCGCATGGGAATTGGTGATTTTATTGATGCTCTTGCGAACGGTGCGCGAACGGCCTTAGGTGTAGCGGCTGCAACGGCTGCAGCGGGTATGATTGTTGGTGTCGTGACGCTTACCGGACTCGGATTAAAGCTCGCGAATAGCCTCGTTTCTCTTTCGGGGGAAAATTTGCTGCTCACGCTTTTCTTCACAATGATCGCCTCGCTTATTCTCGGAATGGGATCACCTACGACGGCAAACTATGTGATTACATCGACAATTGCGGCTCCAGCTTTAATCGTATTATCTGTACCTGAGCTTTCAGCGCATATGTTTGTGTTCTATTTTGGCATTGTCGCTGACATTACACCGCCGGTTGCGCTCGCTGCATTTGCGGCAGCTGGGGTGTCAGGGGGAGAGCCTCTTAAAACAGGCGTGCAATCTGCAAAGCTCGCAATCGCCGCGTTTATCATTCCATACATTTTCGTGCTCTCACCTGAGCTCATGATGATTGATACGACATGGCAAAGCCTTCTCTGGGTGCTCTTTACATCCTTAACAGGTATGATAAGCATTGGCGCAGGTATGATTGGTTACTGGTACCGTCGCACACATATTGTTGAGCGGATCGCAGCTGTAGCGGCAGGCGTAATGCTCATCTATCCGGAAGGTTCAACAGACCTTGTGGGACTTGGGCTCTTTATTGCCCTACTTGCGCTTCAATTGTTAATTAAGCAAGATGAGAAAAAAGAAGTTGCGAATGCTTAA
- a CDS encoding type 1 glutamine amidotransferase domain-containing protein, with the protein MRLENKKVISLVHHEYEDLELTYPYYRLIEEGATVHYVGENAGEKYVGKYGVPVVSDYAYADINPADYDAILVPGGWAPDKIRRFPEVLKMVQHMEENKKPIGQICHAGWVLISAKVLEGKKVTSTPGIRDDMENAGATWIDEPVVVDGHLVSARRPPDLPQYGKAFADLLAK; encoded by the coding sequence ATGCGTTTAGAAAATAAGAAAGTCATTAGTCTTGTTCATCATGAATATGAAGATCTCGAGCTAACCTATCCTTATTATCGTCTTATTGAAGAAGGCGCAACGGTTCATTATGTTGGAGAGAATGCAGGAGAGAAGTATGTTGGGAAGTACGGCGTACCGGTCGTTTCCGATTATGCTTATGCAGACATTAACCCTGCAGACTACGACGCGATTCTTGTTCCAGGTGGCTGGGCACCAGATAAAATTCGCCGTTTCCCTGAAGTGTTAAAAATGGTACAGCATATGGAAGAAAATAAGAAACCAATCGGTCAGATTTGCCATGCCGGATGGGTCTTAATTTCTGCTAAGGTGTTAGAAGGAAAGAAAGTAACGAGCACGCCAGGCATCCGTGATGACATGGAAAATGCCGGCGCTACGTGGATTGATGAGCCTGTTGTTGTTGATGGTCATCTTGTATCTGCGCGTCGCCCGCCGGATCTTCCACAGTACGGAAAAGCTTTTGCTGACCTTTTAGCGAAATAA
- a CDS encoding biotin-dependent carboxyltransferase family protein yields the protein MKLFSVDKPGLYTTYQDLGRVGYLKYGVPASGALDRFALQVGNLLVGNERGAAGLEVTMQGPELIAQQSFVMAVTGGDLSPMINGKRIALWKSVLIKKGQVLEFGKPRTGVRAYLTVSGGFQSSQYMGSRSVYEPAGLGRPLQKGDELFGEPRKQKAGTGLFFTEIPDYDREIEVRVVKGPHHEQISDKVVSDFFAMSHEVSPQSNRMGYRLQSELQTNHEANVVSDAVPIGGIQLPGNGQPIILLADRQTTGGYTRIGTVIGPDLPLVAQLPPGGKIRFKEVTVEEAQNAAKQVEQKLRIWERIHR from the coding sequence GTGAAATTATTTTCAGTCGATAAACCAGGATTGTATACAACTTATCAAGATTTAGGGCGTGTCGGGTATTTGAAGTACGGGGTTCCGGCATCTGGAGCACTTGATCGCTTCGCTCTACAGGTTGGTAATCTTTTAGTTGGCAACGAACGAGGTGCGGCCGGTCTTGAAGTGACGATGCAGGGACCAGAACTAATCGCTCAACAATCTTTTGTGATGGCTGTAACGGGAGGCGATTTATCTCCTATGATCAACGGAAAACGGATTGCGCTCTGGAAATCCGTTCTTATTAAAAAAGGACAGGTGCTCGAGTTTGGAAAGCCACGTACTGGCGTCCGCGCTTACCTCACCGTTTCAGGCGGATTTCAATCAAGTCAATATATGGGCAGTCGCTCCGTTTATGAACCAGCTGGTCTTGGACGTCCGCTTCAGAAGGGTGATGAACTCTTTGGTGAGCCTAGAAAACAAAAAGCAGGAACCGGGCTCTTTTTCACCGAGATTCCTGATTATGATCGTGAGATAGAAGTACGCGTTGTGAAAGGACCTCATCATGAACAAATCTCGGATAAGGTCGTTTCGGATTTTTTCGCTATGAGTCATGAGGTGTCGCCGCAATCTAATCGTATGGGCTACCGCCTTCAATCTGAGCTTCAGACGAATCATGAAGCGAACGTTGTTTCAGATGCAGTTCCAATTGGTGGTATTCAGCTACCTGGAAACGGTCAGCCGATCATCCTGCTTGCAGATCGGCAAACGACAGGTGGATATACGCGAATCGGAACAGTGATTGGTCCTGATTTGCCGCTCGTTGCCCAGCTTCCACCTGGTGGGAAAATTCGTTTTAAAGAAGTAACGGTAGAAGAAGCTCAAAATGCGGCGAAACAAGTTGAACAGAAGCTCCGTATTTGGGAGCGAATCCATCGCTAA
- a CDS encoding sigma-70 family RNA polymerase sigma factor codes for MTESIVEWQTEEGFREVVSRYANALYAISYSVLGDYHLAQDVAQEAFIKAYLKRHSLANPEKMGSWLTSIARNLSLDLKRKRKRMVQVVEQSFQEKALQLLETKETETSDLVWQALYELKEDERTSIVLYYMGGYSMAEIASMLACSTSAIESRIRRARAKMKKEMNEMVEKNLREQNVGEEFERKVFKELRLRSALFDQVELTNANFMNSNLAQSIFSDAYMVEATFRNMNMSGITFRDIDLSDLKVENGQMGGAVFRNIGLPPEDHLASGRRQEHMPILFEKCDLHGSTITDCNLSGVKIEKSQLKGMMIDGISVEELLKVYKEKKSE; via the coding sequence TTGACAGAATCAATTGTAGAATGGCAGACAGAAGAAGGGTTTCGGGAGGTGGTAAGTCGCTATGCGAATGCGCTCTATGCGATTTCTTATAGTGTTCTCGGGGACTACCATCTCGCCCAAGATGTTGCGCAGGAAGCATTTATAAAAGCCTACTTGAAGCGCCATTCGCTTGCCAATCCAGAGAAGATGGGCAGCTGGCTAACGAGTATTGCTCGAAACCTAAGTCTGGATTTAAAAAGAAAGCGAAAGCGGATGGTACAGGTGGTGGAGCAATCGTTTCAAGAAAAGGCACTTCAGCTGCTTGAAACGAAAGAAACAGAAACAAGCGACCTTGTTTGGCAAGCGCTATATGAACTGAAGGAAGATGAGCGAACTTCTATTGTTCTTTATTACATGGGAGGGTATTCGATGGCAGAGATTGCTTCCATGTTGGCTTGCTCCACCTCTGCAATTGAGAGTCGGATTCGAAGAGCTAGAGCAAAGATGAAAAAGGAGATGAATGAGATGGTTGAAAAGAATTTAAGGGAACAAAACGTTGGGGAAGAATTTGAACGGAAAGTATTTAAAGAACTGCGTCTTCGTAGTGCCTTATTCGATCAAGTGGAGTTAACGAACGCCAATTTCATGAATTCAAACTTAGCTCAATCGATCTTTTCTGATGCTTATATGGTTGAAGCAACATTTAGGAACATGAATATGAGTGGAATTACATTTCGAGATATTGATCTGAGTGACCTAAAAGTGGAGAACGGCCAAATGGGTGGGGCGGTTTTTCGGAATATTGGCTTACCCCCTGAGGATCATCTTGCATCAGGAAGAAGACAAGAGCACATGCCGATTCTTTTTGAGAAATGTGACCTTCATGGGAGCACGATCACAGATTGTAACTTATCAGGTGTGAAAATCGAGAAATCTCAGCTGAAAGGCATGATGATTGACGGGATTTCGGTGGAAGAATTGTTGAAGGTTTATAAGGAGAAAAAGAGTGAGTGA
- a CDS encoding aldehyde dehydrogenase family protein, protein MANTYTKQYINGEWVTGSSDKTVTNFNPFSGEEIFTLNSASEEDLDKAYKTAKEAQKSWAQTTPGKRQQILDKVAALMTERKEEIVDWLVKESGSTKIKANVEWAAATRVVKESASFPYRMKGQIAPSDTPGKENRIYKSAKGVIGVIGPWNFPLHLSMRSVAPAIATGNTVVLKPASETPVTAGFLIAELFEEAGLPKGVLNVVAGRGSEIGDAFVTHPIPKLISFTGSTEVGQHIGELAGKNIKETALELGGNNVFIVLDDADIDQAAESAAFGKFLHQGQICMAINRIIVHESIHDKFVEAFKEKVASLQVGDPSDAKTAVGPLINKDAVERIQESLNTSLEQGAEKILGGEVEGNVMHPVILTNVTNDMPIAKDEIFGAVAPIIKFSTVDEAIEIANGSPYGLSGSVHSCDLNRGVQVAHQIETGMVHINDQPVNDEAHMAFGGEKESGLGRFGGEWALDKFTTVKWISVQQERRQYPFFQ, encoded by the coding sequence ATGGCTAACACATATACGAAGCAATATATTAACGGTGAATGGGTTACGGGTTCTAGTGACAAAACTGTAACAAATTTTAATCCATTTTCCGGCGAGGAAATTTTTACATTAAATTCAGCATCTGAAGAAGATCTAGATAAAGCTTACAAAACGGCAAAAGAAGCACAAAAATCATGGGCACAAACAACACCAGGCAAGCGCCAGCAAATTCTTGATAAAGTAGCAGCGCTTATGACCGAACGTAAAGAAGAGATCGTTGACTGGCTTGTGAAAGAATCAGGCAGTACGAAGATTAAAGCGAACGTCGAATGGGCCGCAGCCACTCGCGTTGTGAAAGAGTCGGCATCATTCCCATATCGTATGAAAGGGCAAATTGCGCCTTCTGATACGCCAGGGAAAGAAAACCGTATTTATAAAAGCGCGAAAGGCGTGATCGGTGTCATCGGACCGTGGAACTTCCCGCTTCACCTTTCTATGCGTTCGGTTGCACCTGCGATCGCAACTGGTAACACGGTTGTTCTAAAACCAGCATCTGAAACGCCTGTTACAGCAGGGTTCCTAATCGCTGAACTATTTGAAGAAGCAGGACTTCCTAAAGGCGTGCTAAACGTCGTAGCAGGACGCGGTTCTGAAATCGGCGATGCGTTCGTCACGCACCCAATTCCAAAATTGATTTCCTTCACAGGTTCAACGGAAGTTGGTCAGCATATCGGCGAACTAGCAGGTAAGAACATTAAGGAAACGGCACTAGAGCTTGGCGGTAATAACGTGTTTATCGTGCTTGATGATGCGGATATCGATCAGGCTGCTGAATCAGCGGCGTTCGGTAAGTTCTTGCATCAAGGTCAAATTTGCATGGCGATCAACCGCATTATCGTGCATGAAAGCATTCACGACAAATTCGTGGAAGCATTTAAAGAAAAAGTCGCTTCCCTTCAAGTTGGCGATCCGTCTGATGCGAAAACAGCTGTTGGTCCACTGATCAACAAAGATGCTGTTGAACGTATTCAAGAATCGCTTAACACGTCACTTGAGCAAGGCGCTGAGAAAATTCTTGGTGGCGAAGTCGAAGGTAATGTGATGCATCCGGTTATTTTAACGAACGTAACGAATGACATGCCAATTGCGAAAGATGAAATTTTCGGTGCCGTTGCGCCAATCATTAAATTTAGCACGGTAGACGAAGCGATTGAAATCGCAAATGGTTCTCCATACGGCCTTAGTGGCTCTGTTCATTCTTGTGACTTAAACCGCGGTGTTCAGGTTGCGCATCAAATCGAAACAGGCATGGTACACATTAACGACCAGCCGGTAAACGATGAAGCACACATGGCCTTCGGTGGCGAAAAAGAATCAGGCCTTGGCCGATTCGGCGGCGAATGGGCTCTTGATAAATTTACAACTGTGAAATGGATTTCCGTTCAGCAAGAACGTCGTCAATATCCATTTTTCCAATAA